The proteins below come from a single Ailuropoda melanoleuca isolate Jingjing chromosome 1, ASM200744v2, whole genome shotgun sequence genomic window:
- the MACC1 gene encoding metastasis-associated in colon cancer protein 1 isoform X2, translated as MITNERDHFWLGGISRSKSEGNLFDMEAQKSSRNFHFTECPDPGFLLNWPHPFPHHGNNASKATNPFWNELSASNPFLDDITQLRNNRKRDNISILKEDPFLFFRELETGNSFDSSGDELDVHQLLRQSSLRTSGRSKSVSELLDILDDTAHAHQNIYNSGQILEQDLEWLQNDREAYKMAWLSQRQLARSCLDLNIINQSPGWAQTQVAETMIVCKLSHQGGSVQLPESDITVHVPQGHVAVGEFQEVSLRAFLEPPQMLNDDLSCTVSPLLEIMLSNPNTMEAILLEMKIGAEVRKDPFSQVMTEMVCLHSPGKEGPFKVLNNCYIYKDIIQVKLIDLSQVMYLVVAAQIKATQSPAATIWDCIHKTTSIGIYGPRYIHPSFTAVFTVCGHSYMPGKLTISDIKKGGKNTSPVVFQLWGKHSFSLDKPQDLNISVFSCDPDFEVKAEGERKEIKQKQLLAGEVVNQQFLFSLIDSGEMHLFVFRVQVEPPNGRAVTQFFVTTPDPAPNLKRLSNLPGDMQEEKKIKSTPLLPRACVKYPTFQDKKMNFTNYGVTLKTVLRQRKIDYLLEYFKGDTVALIGEGRVKAIGQSKVKEWYVGVLRGKVGLVHCKNVKVIAKEQVISMSHNVFTTRNLLEQITLPFKKLTYIYSVVLTLVSEKVYDWKALADVLGYSHLALEDFDQMQADKESEKVCCIVKKLKEDCHADKNTRKFLYELIVALLKMDCQGLVAHLIQEAAILTSAVKLGKGWRELAEKLVRLTKQQMEAYEVPHRGKAGDVAVEILARCECQSTARTPLTWVMLSSEVADLESGRKRHRCQCLTH; from the exons ATGATAACCAATGAAAGAGACCATTTTTGGTTAGGAGGAATTTCACGAAGTAAGTCTGAAGGAAATTTGTTTGACATGGAAGctcaaaaatcctcaagaaattTCCACTTTACAG AATGTCCAGACCCAGGATTTCTTCTCAATTGGCCACATCCTTTCCCACATCATGGCAATAATGCTTCCAAGGCTACAAATCCATTCTGGAATGAACTGTCTGCTTCTAACCCATTTTTGGATGACATAACTCAGCTAAGAAATAACCGGAAAAGAGATAATATTTCCATCTTGAAGGaagatccttttcttttttttagagaactAGAAACTGGAAATTCTTTTGATTCCTCTGGTGATGAGCTAGACGTGCATCAGTTGCTTAGGCAGTCTTCCTTACGGACATCTGGAAGATCTAAAAGTGTTTCGGAACTTTTGGACATTTTAGATGACACAGCACATGCCCATCAGAATATATATAACTCTGGCCAGATACTAGAACAAGACTTAGAATGGCTTCAGAATGATAGAGAGGCTTATAAAATGGCTTGGTTAAGTCAACGCCAGCTGGCCCGTTCCTGCCTGGATTTGAATATAATTAATCAGAGTCCCGGATGGGCTCAAACACAAGTTGCAGAGACCATGATAGTTTGCAAATTAAGCCACCAAGGAGGGTCAGTACAATTACCTGAATCAGATATCACTGTTCATGTGCCCCAAGGCCATGTAGCTGTGGGAGAATTCCAAGAGGTGTCCCTAAGGGCATTCCTTGAACCTCCACAAATGCTTAATGATGATCTTTCATGCACTGTAAGCCCACTGTTGGAAATCATGTTAAGCAACCCTAACACAATGGAAGCCATTTTGCTGGAGATGAAAATAGGGGCTGAAGTGAGAAAGGATCCTTTCAGCCAAGTCATGACAGAAATGGTGTGTTTACACAGCCCGGGTAAAGAAGGCCCTTTCAAAGTGTTAAACAACTGTTATATTTACAAAGACATCATCCAAGTCAAGCTAATAGACTTGAGCCAGGTGATGTATCTCGTGGTTGCTGCACAAATTAAAGCTACTCAGTCACCAGCTGCCACCATTTGGGATTGTATTCACAAAACCACCTCAATTGGAATTTATGGGCCCAGATATATTCATCCCAGTTTCACTGCTGTTTTCACAGTGTGTGGACACAGTTACATGCCAGGAAAGCTTACAATCTCTGATATTAAGAAGGGTGGAAAAAACACATCTCCAGTTGTGTTTCAGCTCTGGGGGAAGCATTCATTCTCACTTGACAAGCCAcaagatttaaatatttctgttttctcatgtgATCCTGATTTTGAAGtaaaagcagaaggagaaaggaaagaaattaaacaaaagcaGTTGCTAGCAGGCGAAGTAGTTAatcaacaatttttattttccttaattgaCTCTGGAGAAATGCACTTGTTTGTTTTCCGTGTTCAGGTGGAGCCTCCCAATGGTAGAGCAGTTACACAATTCTTTGTCACTACACCTGATCCAGCTCCAAACCTAAAAAGGCTCTCAAATCTGCCAGGCGATatgcaggaagagaagaaaatcaagtcCACTCCATTATTACCAAGAGCGTGTGTGAAATATCCCACatttcaagacaaaaaaatgaactttaccAACTATGGGGTAACCCTGAAGACAGTGCTAAGACAAAGAAAGATTGACTATTTACTTGAATATTTCAAAGGGGACACAGTAGCTCTTATTGGAGAGGGTAGGGTAAAAGCCATTGGGCAGTCCAAGGTGAAAGAATGGTATGTGGGAGTCCTGAGAGGTAAGGTTGGACTTGTACATTGCAAAAATGTCAAGGTGATTGCAAAAGAACAAGTAATATCTATGTCCCATAATGTCTTCACCACCAGAAATCTTCTTGAACAAATTACCCTACCCTTTAAAAAACTGACTTACATATACTCAGTTGTATTGACTTTGGTGTCAGAAAAAGTTTATGATTGGAAAGCTTTAGCTGATGTCTTGGGTTACTCACATCTGGCACTAGAAGACTTTGATCAAATGCAAGCAGACAAAGAgtcagaaaaagtttgctgtatTGTAAAGAAGTTAAAGGAAGATTGCCATGCAGATAAAAATACCAGGAAGTTTCTTTATGAACTTATTGTG GCTCTGCTGAAGATGGATTGCCAAGGGTTAGTAGCACATCTCATCCAAGAGGCTGCTATTCTGACTTCAGCTGTCAAGCTTGGAAAAGGCTGGAGGGAATTAGCTGAAAAGTTAGTACGACTCACGAAGCAACAGATGGAGGCATATGAAGTTCCTCACCGAGGAAAAGCTGGAGATGTTGCTGTTGAG ATCCTGGCCAGGTGTGAATGCCAGTCCACAGCGAGAACACCACTTACGTGGGTTATGCTCAGCAGCGAGGTTGCAGATTTGGAGTCAGGGAGAAAGCGGCATAGGTGCCAGTGTCTGACACACTAA
- the MACC1 gene encoding metastasis-associated in colon cancer protein 1 isoform X1: MITNERDHFWLGGISRSKSEGNLFDMEAQKSSRNFHFTECPDPGFLLNWPHPFPHHGNNASKATNPFWNELSASNPFLDDITQLRNNRKRDNISILKEDPFLFFRELETGNSFDSSGDELDVHQLLRQSSLRTSGRSKSVSELLDILDDTAHAHQNIYNSGQILEQDLEWLQNDREAYKMAWLSQRQLARSCLDLNIINQSPGWAQTQVAETMIVCKLSHQGGSVQLPESDITVHVPQGHVAVGEFQEVSLRAFLEPPQMLNDDLSCTVSPLLEIMLSNPNTMEAILLEMKIGAEVRKDPFSQVMTEMVCLHSPGKEGPFKVLNNCYIYKDIIQVKLIDLSQVMYLVVAAQIKATQSPAATIWDCIHKTTSIGIYGPRYIHPSFTAVFTVCGHSYMPGKLTISDIKKGGKNTSPVVFQLWGKHSFSLDKPQDLNISVFSCDPDFEVKAEGERKEIKQKQLLAGEVVNQQFLFSLIDSGEMHLFVFRVQVEPPNGRAVTQFFVTTPDPAPNLKRLSNLPGDMQEEKKIKSTPLLPRACVKYPTFQDKKMNFTNYGVTLKTVLRQRKIDYLLEYFKGDTVALIGEGRVKAIGQSKVKEWYVGVLRGKVGLVHCKNVKVIAKEQVISMSHNVFTTRNLLEQITLPFKKLTYIYSVVLTLVSEKVYDWKALADVLGYSHLALEDFDQMQADKESEKVCCIVKKLKEDCHADKNTRKFLYELIVALLKMDCQGLVAHLIQEAAILTSAVKLGKGWRELAEKLVRLTKQQMEAYEVPHRGKAGDVAVEMMWKPAYDFLYTWGAHYGNSYRDVLQDLQSALDRMKNPVTKQWRDLTGALILIHSLELLRAAAFSTSEEA; encoded by the exons ATGATAACCAATGAAAGAGACCATTTTTGGTTAGGAGGAATTTCACGAAGTAAGTCTGAAGGAAATTTGTTTGACATGGAAGctcaaaaatcctcaagaaattTCCACTTTACAG AATGTCCAGACCCAGGATTTCTTCTCAATTGGCCACATCCTTTCCCACATCATGGCAATAATGCTTCCAAGGCTACAAATCCATTCTGGAATGAACTGTCTGCTTCTAACCCATTTTTGGATGACATAACTCAGCTAAGAAATAACCGGAAAAGAGATAATATTTCCATCTTGAAGGaagatccttttcttttttttagagaactAGAAACTGGAAATTCTTTTGATTCCTCTGGTGATGAGCTAGACGTGCATCAGTTGCTTAGGCAGTCTTCCTTACGGACATCTGGAAGATCTAAAAGTGTTTCGGAACTTTTGGACATTTTAGATGACACAGCACATGCCCATCAGAATATATATAACTCTGGCCAGATACTAGAACAAGACTTAGAATGGCTTCAGAATGATAGAGAGGCTTATAAAATGGCTTGGTTAAGTCAACGCCAGCTGGCCCGTTCCTGCCTGGATTTGAATATAATTAATCAGAGTCCCGGATGGGCTCAAACACAAGTTGCAGAGACCATGATAGTTTGCAAATTAAGCCACCAAGGAGGGTCAGTACAATTACCTGAATCAGATATCACTGTTCATGTGCCCCAAGGCCATGTAGCTGTGGGAGAATTCCAAGAGGTGTCCCTAAGGGCATTCCTTGAACCTCCACAAATGCTTAATGATGATCTTTCATGCACTGTAAGCCCACTGTTGGAAATCATGTTAAGCAACCCTAACACAATGGAAGCCATTTTGCTGGAGATGAAAATAGGGGCTGAAGTGAGAAAGGATCCTTTCAGCCAAGTCATGACAGAAATGGTGTGTTTACACAGCCCGGGTAAAGAAGGCCCTTTCAAAGTGTTAAACAACTGTTATATTTACAAAGACATCATCCAAGTCAAGCTAATAGACTTGAGCCAGGTGATGTATCTCGTGGTTGCTGCACAAATTAAAGCTACTCAGTCACCAGCTGCCACCATTTGGGATTGTATTCACAAAACCACCTCAATTGGAATTTATGGGCCCAGATATATTCATCCCAGTTTCACTGCTGTTTTCACAGTGTGTGGACACAGTTACATGCCAGGAAAGCTTACAATCTCTGATATTAAGAAGGGTGGAAAAAACACATCTCCAGTTGTGTTTCAGCTCTGGGGGAAGCATTCATTCTCACTTGACAAGCCAcaagatttaaatatttctgttttctcatgtgATCCTGATTTTGAAGtaaaagcagaaggagaaaggaaagaaattaaacaaaagcaGTTGCTAGCAGGCGAAGTAGTTAatcaacaatttttattttccttaattgaCTCTGGAGAAATGCACTTGTTTGTTTTCCGTGTTCAGGTGGAGCCTCCCAATGGTAGAGCAGTTACACAATTCTTTGTCACTACACCTGATCCAGCTCCAAACCTAAAAAGGCTCTCAAATCTGCCAGGCGATatgcaggaagagaagaaaatcaagtcCACTCCATTATTACCAAGAGCGTGTGTGAAATATCCCACatttcaagacaaaaaaatgaactttaccAACTATGGGGTAACCCTGAAGACAGTGCTAAGACAAAGAAAGATTGACTATTTACTTGAATATTTCAAAGGGGACACAGTAGCTCTTATTGGAGAGGGTAGGGTAAAAGCCATTGGGCAGTCCAAGGTGAAAGAATGGTATGTGGGAGTCCTGAGAGGTAAGGTTGGACTTGTACATTGCAAAAATGTCAAGGTGATTGCAAAAGAACAAGTAATATCTATGTCCCATAATGTCTTCACCACCAGAAATCTTCTTGAACAAATTACCCTACCCTTTAAAAAACTGACTTACATATACTCAGTTGTATTGACTTTGGTGTCAGAAAAAGTTTATGATTGGAAAGCTTTAGCTGATGTCTTGGGTTACTCACATCTGGCACTAGAAGACTTTGATCAAATGCAAGCAGACAAAGAgtcagaaaaagtttgctgtatTGTAAAGAAGTTAAAGGAAGATTGCCATGCAGATAAAAATACCAGGAAGTTTCTTTATGAACTTATTGTG GCTCTGCTGAAGATGGATTGCCAAGGGTTAGTAGCACATCTCATCCAAGAGGCTGCTATTCTGACTTCAGCTGTCAAGCTTGGAAAAGGCTGGAGGGAATTAGCTGAAAAGTTAGTACGACTCACGAAGCAACAGATGGAGGCATATGAAGTTCCTCACCGAGGAAAAGCTGGAGATGTTGCTGTTGAG atGATGTGGAAACCTGCCTATGATTTTCTCTATACTTGGGGTGCTCACTATGGAAACAGCTACAGAGACGTGTTACAAGACCTTCAATCAGCTTTGGACAGAATGAAAAACCCTGTGACCAAACAGTGGCGAGACTTAACTGGAGCTTTAATACTAATACATTCCTTAGAGCTTTTGAGAGCAGCTGCATTCTCTACTTCTGAGGAAGCATAA